The genomic segment ACTGTAGCTGTACATGCAAATAAGGACATGTGGTTTTCTCCTCTTGTCGCTGTCCCGTTTGGTTTGTTGGTAACGTTTCTCATTTACTTGTTATATCGCTACTATCCGAACTTGACGCCTGGGCAATACATGATTCGTATTTGTGGGCAGGTCGTTGGTCGCTTACTCATTGTTTTGTATTTTTTGTTTATCGTTCATTATTGTGCGCTCGTGCTTCAGGAGTTTTCTATATTTTCAAGTACGATCTTTCTCATTGAAACGCCGAATGCAGTCGTGATGGCGGTGATGATCATTACAGCTTCGTATGCAGTCTACAAAGGTGTAGAGGTGATGGGCCGTACGTGCTCACTGGTCCTGCCCATTTATCTCATCATATTCGCCCTTGGTATGGCTTTTTTAATTCCTGAATTTGATTTTGGAAACTTGTTGCCAATCTTTCCGATTGGCGTCTTCCCGTCGGTTCGCGGCAGCGTTCCATTAAACGCTTGGTTTACAGAAATCTATTTTGCAGCGTTTTTGCTTCCGCATTTAAAAAATAGACAAGGCGTCTTGCGGGGGTTGATCGTCACCAATTTGTTGCTATG from the Litoribacterium kuwaitense genome contains:
- a CDS encoding GerAB/ArcD/ProY family transporter, which codes for MPQTHLSKTYLYFLIFTAVMATMILLGPSTVAVHANKDMWFSPLVAVPFGLLVTFLIYLLYRYYPNLTPGQYMIRICGQVVGRLLIVLYFLFIVHYCALVLQEFSIFSSTIFLIETPNAVVMAVMIITASYAVYKGVEVMGRTCSLVLPIYLIIFALGMAFLIPEFDFGNLLPIFPIGVFPSVRGSVPLNAWFTEIYFAAFLLPHLKNRQGVLRGLIVTNLLLCMLMVFVSLTIVLLFGSLAPDFPFPLMSALRYVSIGNFLEHMESIVVVMWFLGVFIKMSVLLYCANSLLNDLFSFKRHEVMVWPLALFVGVVANWSFPTTQFLSHFYQLKVVFYFYIFVIIIPFVLLLMTIVRRWLSSNDSIRPSSS